One stretch of Candidatus Saccharibacteria bacterium oral taxon 488 DNA includes these proteins:
- a CDS encoding response regulator: protein MQHRKKILLVEDDTALAAVYRSRLELEGFEIREVHNGEDALSATVAFRPDLIVLDAMMPKISGFDVLDILRNTPETTNVRVIMLTALSQQKDRERAEALGVDEYLVKSQVVIGDVVARVKHHLGVS, encoded by the coding sequence ATGCAACACAGAAAAAAAATACTATTAGTCGAAGATGACACGGCACTGGCGGCAGTCTATCGGTCACGGCTGGAGCTGGAGGGCTTTGAGATTCGTGAGGTGCATAATGGCGAGGATGCGCTGTCGGCAACGGTGGCGTTTCGGCCGGATCTGATCGTGCTGGATGCCATGATGCCGAAAATTAGTGGCTTTGACGTGCTCGATATCCTGCGCAATACGCCAGAAACGACCAACGTGCGGGTGATCATGCTGACGGCGCTCAGTCAGCAGAAAGACCGGGAGCGGGCAGAAGCGCTGGGCGTAGACGAATACCTCGTCAAGTCACAAGTGGTGATCGGCGACGTGGTAGCGCGAGTAAAGCATCATTTGGGTGTGTCGTAG
- a CDS encoding S41 family peptidase, which produces MTEQRRVGRRARLFLGGLLIAIVSFVAGTRSDLIMAQVGSLFGLRTATGSLDVSTMQNVYRELKAHYDGKLDEQALARGAARGMVAATDDPHTAYMDPDEAKEFEKSLSGNIGGGIGAEIAKKHNVPTIIRPLKNSPAEKAGIKAGDAIVKVNDTVVTDMPVDQVVQRIRGDVGTTVKLVLSRGGERKDVTVTREEVVAPAAEWKIDGEIGILTVSRFNDDTGKQARQAAEEFRSAGVKKVILDLRGNPGGTVAAAQALAGLWLNHEVVMIQRRGEQVISTEKSTGQPLLGDIKTVVLINGGSASASEIVAGALKDHGKATLVGEKTYGKGSVQRPIDLADGSVLKVTEARWYTPYGKNIDKSGIEPDVKVEMTAGAADNGRDPQLEKAKSV; this is translated from the coding sequence ATGACAGAGCAACGGAGGGTAGGAAGGCGGGCTCGCTTGTTTTTGGGCGGGCTGCTGATCGCGATTGTGAGTTTTGTGGCCGGGACACGGTCGGATTTAATTATGGCGCAGGTCGGGTCATTATTTGGCCTCAGGACAGCGACGGGGTCGCTGGATGTATCAACGATGCAGAACGTATATCGTGAGCTCAAGGCTCACTATGATGGCAAGTTGGACGAGCAGGCGCTTGCTCGTGGGGCGGCGCGCGGCATGGTGGCAGCAACGGATGATCCGCATACGGCGTATATGGATCCGGATGAGGCCAAGGAGTTCGAGAAGAGCTTGTCGGGCAATATTGGCGGCGGTATCGGGGCGGAAATCGCTAAGAAACATAATGTGCCGACAATCATCCGACCGCTCAAAAATAGTCCAGCTGAAAAGGCGGGCATTAAAGCCGGCGATGCTATCGTCAAGGTGAATGATACAGTGGTAACTGATATGCCGGTTGATCAAGTGGTGCAGCGCATTCGTGGCGATGTCGGCACGACGGTCAAGTTGGTACTGTCGCGTGGCGGCGAGCGTAAAGATGTAACGGTGACACGCGAGGAGGTTGTCGCGCCGGCTGCCGAGTGGAAGATCGACGGTGAGATCGGTATTTTGACGGTGAGCCGTTTCAATGACGATACCGGCAAGCAAGCGCGCCAAGCCGCCGAGGAATTCCGTTCGGCAGGTGTCAAGAAAGTCATCCTTGACCTCCGAGGAAATCCTGGCGGTACGGTGGCGGCCGCACAGGCGTTAGCGGGGTTGTGGCTCAATCATGAGGTGGTAATGATCCAACGGCGCGGTGAGCAGGTTATCTCGACCGAGAAATCAACCGGCCAGCCGCTCCTCGGTGATATCAAGACGGTTGTGTTGATTAACGGTGGTAGTGCTAGCGCTAGTGAGATTGTGGCGGGGGCGCTCAAGGATCATGGCAAGGCGACGCTGGTTGGCGAAAAAACCTATGGCAAGGGCAGCGTGCAGCGGCCGATTGATCTGGCGGATGGCTCGGTTCTGAAAGTGACTGAGGCGCGCTGGTATACGCCGTATGGCAAGAATATTGATAAGTCGGGCATCGAGCCGGATGTCAAGGTCGAGATGACGGCTGGGGCGGCAGATAATGGGCGTGACCCACAGTTAGAGAAAGCAAAGAGTGTCTAG